GAAATGCAGGAAAAAGATATTTCAAGAGATGTTATAGAACATATTGAAAATAAAACTGAGGATAAGTTTATAGAAGAAGTTATTCAAAAACCAGTTCAAGCTATAGATAGAGAAGAATTAAAGCTTGCACTTTCAGAAGTATTTAAGGATAAGAGTATGGACCCTGAAAAAATATCTGAAATGAAAAAAGAAATAGAAAGTAACATAGAGAATTTAGAAGAAGTATTAAGAAATTTTGGAGTAGATGCAAAAGTTGTTGATTACGGAACTGGACCAACTATTACAAGATATGAGATAAAAATACCTAAAAATGTAAGAGTTAAAAAAGTTACTGAGCTTGAAGATGATATAGCTATGTACTTAAAGGCTGAAAGAATAAGAATAGAAGCTCCTATTCCTGGGAAAGATGCTATAGGTATAGAAACACCAAATAAGATAAAAGAACCAGTGTATTTTTCTAATCTAATTAAATCAAGAGAACTTGACCAAGGTATATTACCTGTTGTGTTAGGTAAGGATATAGTTGGGAATAATAAGATAATAGATATTGCAAAACTTCCTCACTTATTAATAGCTGGAACTACAGGAAGTGGTAAATCAGTTTGTATTAATACAATAATTTCATCTTTAATAAGTAAAAAAAGTGATGATGAAGTTAAATTCATAATGGTAGATCCTAAAATGGTAGAACTTATGCCATATAATGGGATAGCACATTTATTAACCCCTGTTATTATAGATCCAAATATGGCATCTATAGCACTTAAATGGGCAGTAAATGAAATGGAAGAAAGATACAAGAAACTTGCAAGTCTTGGGCTTAGAAATATAGAGGCATATAATAAGAAATATGTTAAAGAAAAATTACCATATATAGTAATAATAATAGATGAGTTAGCAGACCTTATGATGGTATCTTCAAATAGTGTAGAACAATCTATAGCTAGAATTGCTCAAAAAGCAAGAGCTATAGGTATACATTTAATAGTAGCTACTCAAAGACCGTCTGTTGATGTAGTAACAGGTATGATTAAAGCTAATCTTCCAAGTAGAATATCATTTGCTTTAAGATCTAATACAGATTCAAGAACAATTTTAGATCAAGTTGGAGCAGAAAAATTACTTGGTATGGGAGATATGCTATTCTTAGATAATGGTAAGGCTAAACTTGAAAGAGTGCAAGGAGCATATATATCAGATGATGAAATTAATAAGTTGACAGATATTATTAAGAGTAAGAAAACAGCGATATATAATGAGGAAATATTAATCGAGGAAGAACAA
The window above is part of the Streptobacillus ratti genome. Proteins encoded here:
- a CDS encoding DNA translocase FtsK; this translates as MSKYKKSKKNINKNINNNNPSVWINTTILIIAIFLLGLVLMERFISTDTFIETFLGLIVVNLKIVFGKTITIFLLLVIAFNFFAIKNRKRISYMPLIRKIMWILSFIFLSMSLTVFSLGKITGTTMFDAGQEILSNAFMYKGGGIIGAIASIPFFSVVNETWFFVLTVIMFLITSFFAMGKTIRLIYLNITNTLDYYSSDEYLNKKKIIEAKKTYEKRLQEAEDKQFEENFVNYFVNKTNKKLDDEIFKKLDEDKIEENKEVEYYSEKELSAKQKEWNRYYDRMLEIRKYEIEKSKLEQEKKALKKIAEDNYEALNKNENQIEMSKAIDDLEEDTIYNETINEIIDEMQEDLEVENQIEEMQEKDISRDVIEHIENKTEDKFIEEVIQKPVQAIDREELKLALSEVFKDKSMDPEKISEMKKEIESNIENLEEVLRNFGVDAKVVDYGTGPTITRYEIKIPKNVRVKKVTELEDDIAMYLKAERIRIEAPIPGKDAIGIETPNKIKEPVYFSNLIKSRELDQGILPVVLGKDIVGNNKIIDIAKLPHLLIAGTTGSGKSVCINTIISSLISKKSDDEVKFIMVDPKMVELMPYNGIAHLLTPVIIDPNMASIALKWAVNEMEERYKKLASLGLRNIEAYNKKYVKEKLPYIVIIIDELADLMMVSSNSVEQSIARIAQKARAIGIHLIVATQRPSVDVVTGMIKANLPSRISFALRSNTDSRTILDQVGAEKLLGMGDMLFLDNGKAKLERVQGAYISDDEINKLTDIIKSKKTAIYNEEILIEEEQSSNNRDPLYEKAVEIAKRPNIDRLSISLLQRELSTGFNRASKLCEELRNNGVIDEQNRYINSELD